In a genomic window of Ignavibacteria bacterium:
- a CDS encoding 30S ribosomal protein S12: MPTINQLVRLGRTKQKYKSKAPALENSPQKRGVCTRVYTTTPKKPNSALRKVARVRISNGREVTAYIPGEGHNLQEHSIVMIRGGRVKDLAGIRYHIIRGTLDTQGVQDRKQSRSLYGAKKPKKQG; the protein is encoded by the coding sequence GTGCCTACGATCAATCAATTAGTACGCTTAGGGCGCACTAAACAAAAATATAAGAGTAAAGCGCCGGCTCTAGAAAATTCTCCTCAAAAACGAGGCGTATGTACGCGTGTTTATACCACAACTCCCAAAAAACCAAATTCTGCTCTTCGCAAAGTTGCGCGTGTTCGAATTTCAAACGGACGAGAGGTAACAGCATATATTCCAGGTGAAGGACATAACTTACAGGAACATTCCATTGTGATGATTCGAGGAGGACGTGTCAAAGATTTGGCTGGCATTCGATACCATATTATTCGCGGAACGCTTGATACTCAAGGAGTTCAAGACCGAAAGCAATCGCGTTCATTGTATGGTGCAAAAAAACCTAAAAAACAAGGATAG
- the fusA gene encoding elongation factor G, producing MARSHPLERVRNIGIMAHIDAGKTTTTERILFYTGVLHRLGEVHDGTATMDWMEQEKERGITITSAATTCFWSNHRINIIDTPGHVDFTAEVERSLRVLDGAVALFCSVGGVEPQSETVWRQADKYGVPRVAFVNKMDRVGADFFHVVEMMKERLGANAVPVNIPVGEGDIFSGIVDLITMKARIFNETSLGTTFEDIDIPRDMEEAARKYRIQLLESVSSEDDTLLEKYLDGKEITPREIRDVLRRACLKVSIIPVFCGSSFKNKGVQNLLDGIIDFLPCPLDIGEVKGHHPHRHDHVIRKISDSEKFAALAFKIMTDQYVGKLTFIRVYSGVLKAGSYIYNSVSERKERIGRILRMHANHREDVEEIYAGEIAAVIGLKSTRTGDTLTYESDPIILERMEFPEPVISVAIEPKTKADQEKLSEALSKLSDEDPTFRVSSDQETRQTIISGMGELHLEILVDRMKREFNVQANVGRPQVAYRETIKKKITHVYKHVKQSGGRGQFAHVEIEVEPNEKGKGFEFIDDIKGGVIPREYIPAVEEGIEEQLRNGILAGYPVVDIKARLYYGSYHEVDSDEMSFKIAGSMCAREAGRKANPVILEPYMSVEVVTPEEYLGDVLGDLNSRRGLIEGMTLRKDAQVVKALVPLAEMFGYATRLRSMSQGRAIFTMQLSHYAETPKSVSDEIIEKITGGKAQAA from the coding sequence GTGGCTCGAAGTCATCCGTTAGAACGCGTTCGAAATATTGGTATAATGGCGCATATTGATGCGGGAAAAACCACTACCACCGAGCGAATATTATTTTATACCGGCGTATTACATCGTTTAGGAGAAGTCCATGACGGTACGGCTACAATGGATTGGATGGAGCAGGAAAAGGAACGTGGTATTACAATAACAAGTGCTGCGACAACTTGTTTCTGGAGTAATCACAGGATAAATATTATTGACACGCCTGGACATGTGGATTTCACTGCGGAAGTAGAGCGTTCGTTGAGAGTGTTAGATGGTGCGGTTGCGTTGTTTTGTTCGGTTGGAGGAGTAGAACCACAATCAGAAACAGTTTGGCGGCAAGCAGATAAATATGGAGTTCCGCGAGTAGCATTTGTCAATAAAATGGATCGTGTTGGGGCGGATTTCTTTCATGTGGTAGAAATGATGAAAGAACGTTTGGGGGCAAATGCTGTGCCGGTAAATATTCCGGTAGGCGAGGGCGATATTTTTTCTGGAATTGTTGACCTCATCACAATGAAAGCAAGAATATTCAACGAAACATCTCTTGGAACAACATTTGAGGATATTGATATTCCTCGAGATATGGAAGAAGCGGCAAGAAAATATCGAATCCAACTTCTTGAATCTGTTTCAAGCGAAGATGATACATTGCTTGAAAAATATTTGGATGGAAAAGAAATTACTCCAAGAGAAATTCGAGATGTGTTAAGACGAGCGTGCTTAAAAGTAAGTATTATTCCTGTTTTTTGTGGTTCGTCGTTTAAAAACAAAGGCGTGCAAAATCTTCTTGATGGGATTATAGATTTTCTTCCTTGTCCTTTAGATATCGGCGAAGTAAAAGGTCATCATCCTCATCGTCACGACCATGTAATTCGAAAAATTTCCGACAGCGAAAAATTTGCTGCGCTTGCATTTAAGATTATGACCGACCAATATGTGGGCAAATTAACATTCATTAGAGTGTACTCGGGAGTATTAAAAGCAGGGTCGTATATTTACAATTCCGTCAGTGAACGAAAAGAGAGAATTGGGCGAATATTGCGAATGCATGCAAATCATAGAGAAGATGTTGAAGAAATTTATGCCGGAGAAATTGCAGCGGTAATTGGGTTAAAATCCACGCGAACAGGAGATACGTTAACGTATGAAAGCGACCCCATAATACTTGAGCGAATGGAATTTCCCGAACCGGTTATTTCTGTTGCTATTGAGCCAAAAACAAAAGCAGACCAAGAAAAGTTATCTGAAGCGCTTTCAAAACTATCTGATGAAGACCCAACGTTTCGTGTTTCTTCTGACCAGGAAACGCGACAAACTATTATCAGTGGAATGGGTGAGTTGCATTTGGAAATACTTGTAGATAGAATGAAACGAGAATTCAACGTTCAAGCGAACGTTGGAAGACCACAAGTTGCATATCGGGAAACAATCAAGAAAAAAATTACACACGTCTATAAACACGTTAAACAATCAGGTGGACGTGGACAATTTGCGCATGTAGAAATCGAAGTTGAGCCGAACGAAAAAGGGAAAGGATTTGAATTTATAGACGACATAAAAGGTGGAGTTATTCCAAGAGAATATATTCCTGCTGTAGAAGAAGGAATTGAAGAACAACTTCGAAATGGAATTCTTGCTGGTTATCCCGTAGTAGATATAAAAGCACGTTTATATTACGGCTCCTATCACGAAGTTGATTCCGACGAAATGTCATTTAAGATTGCAGGTTCAATGTGTGCAAGAGAGGCGGGTAGAAAAGCCAATCCTGTTATTCTTGAGCCGTATATGTCCGTTGAAGTGGTAACGCCTGAAGAATATCTTGGCGATGTGCTTGGCGACCTCAATTCACGAAGAGGTTTAATTGAGGGAATGACATTGCGAAAAGATGCGCAGGTGGTAAAAGCACTTGTTCCGCTTGCCGAAATGTTTGGATACGCAACTCGACTTCGTTCAATGTCGCAAGGGCGCGCAATATTTACAATGCAACTCTCGCATTATGCAGAAACACCTAAAAGTGTTTCGGATGAAATTATTGAAAAAATAACCGGCGGAAAAGCACAAGCCGCATAA
- the rpsG gene encoding 30S ribosomal protein S7, giving the protein MRKKRAQKRPILPDPKFNDVQVARFINNVLRQGKKHIAQGIVYGAMERIEKQTSQSALDIFRKAIENSRPLLEVRARRVGGATYQVPTEVRPDRSEALAMRWLIGYAKERKDKSMALRLASELIAASNKEGASVKKREDVHKMAEANKAFAHFRW; this is encoded by the coding sequence ATGAGAAAAAAAAGAGCGCAAAAACGACCAATTCTTCCAGATCCAAAATTTAATGACGTCCAAGTTGCAAGATTTATCAACAATGTTTTGCGACAAGGGAAAAAGCATATTGCACAAGGAATAGTCTATGGAGCGATGGAAAGAATCGAAAAACAGACTTCTCAGAGTGCGTTAGATATTTTTAGGAAAGCAATTGAAAATTCACGTCCATTGTTAGAAGTGCGAGCTAGAAGAGTTGGCGGCGCAACGTATCAAGTTCCTACAGAAGTTCGGCCGGATCGTTCCGAAGCTCTTGCAATGCGTTGGTTAATTGGTTATGCTAAGGAAAGAAAGGACAAATCAATGGCTCTACGACTTGCCTCAGAATTAATTGCCGCTTCGAATAAAGAAGGGGCATCCGTAAAAAAACGAGAAGACGTTCATAAAATGGCGGAAGCAAACAAAGCATTTGCTCATTTCCGGTGGTAA